The segment GGTGCTTTTCTTGAAGGTTATTCGAAAGCAAAGTCTGTGATTATCGAACCGATAATGAAAGTAGTTGTCGAAACCCCAACCGAATTTCAGGGTGCTGTTTTAGGATCATTGAACCAGCGTCGTGGAATAATTTTCGGCACTCAGGATGAAGTAACTTCATGTGTTGTTGAAGCGCAGGTTCCTCTTGCTGAAATGTTTGGGTATTCAACGGTGCTAAGGTCAACGACTCAGGGCAAAGCTCAGTTTACAATGGAGTTTGCAACCTATAAGCAGGCGCCTCAATCAGTTGCCGAAGACTTAGTAAAAAAAGCAGCGGAAGAAAAAAAGAATTTACAAAAAACGGTATAAATTATTACAGTTTGCCTGTAAAACAAACCTATTTGCATATAAGCTTAAGGAGTATATGAAATGGTAAAAAATAGTTTTAATCTTACCCATCCATTGGGAAGACTGGTAGAAAACGAAACGGAAATAATTCAGGATGGCGGTTTTGGCGCTATCCTGGCATATGCGGGTGTAGGTAAAACGGCTCTTCTTATTCAACTGGCAATATATAATCTGCTTAATGAGAGAAATGTACTACACATAAGCTTGAATGATCCGGTAAAAAAAGTCGGCCTGTGGTATAAGGAAGTGTACCGCAACATTGCATTTCAGCACAGCATTGCCGACCAGGAACAGATATTTGAAAACCTGCTGCCGCACAGATTTATAATGACATTTGAAGTGGAGGGCTTTAGTGTTCCAAAACTGGAAGAAAGGCTTACCGACCTTATGGAACAAAATATTTTCCGTCCGCGTGTTATTCTAATTGATGGTCTTCCCTTTGATGTTTCGCAGAAAGAATCTCTTATAGAGCTTCAACGCTTTGCTCAACAACACTCTCTTAAGCTCTGGTTTACGGTTCGCATCAGCAGAGATGATAAACCCCATGGAATTCCGGCACATTTTAATGATATTGAGTATCTTTTTGAAAAAACAATACTAATTCAGCCTGAAGGAAAAGATATTCAACTTAAGGCTCTTAAAGGAGGAAAACCTGATTCGGATGAATCCGAACTTTTTATCGATCCGACAACTATGCTTATTAAAGAAAACAACTGGATACAGCACATAAGATGATGCAACAATCAGGAAATGTTCAATATGCGAAGAAGTAAAAAAGTTGCAAAAATCATTAAAGAACGCTCAAACCAAAAAGTTGAAACAACAGCAAGGAAAGTATTAAGATGGGGATTATGGACATCTCTTATATCTGTTTCTGTCGTTTTGATTATATTGATAAGCTTTTATTTGCATATTACACAGGAAATTCCTAAAATATCCGCACTTAACGATTATAGTCCGCCCACTATTACAACGGTGTACTCTGACAATAATCAGGAAATAGCTCAATTCTATAAGGAATACAGAATAATACTTCCTATGGAAAAGATTCCTCCCATGTTAAAGGATGCCTTCATTGCTGCTGAGGATTCGAGATTTTATAAACACAAGGGGATAGATTTTCAAAGTATTGTAAGAGCTTTTTTGAAGAATATCAAAGCAGGAACAATTGTTCAGGGTGGAAGCACTATTACTCAGCAGGTTACCAAATCATTTTTACTGACACCTGAAAAAAGTTACAGAAGAAAAATAACCGAAGCAATACTTGCATACAAAATAGACAAAACTTTCTCCAAGGAAGAAATTTTATTTCTGTATTTAAATCAAATTTATTTTGGTCATGGGGCCTATGGAGTTGAAGCTGCGTCAGAGAAATATTTTGGTAAATCAGCAATTGATTTGGATTTGGCTGAGTGTGCTCTGCTTGCAGGTCTTCCTCAGGCTCCAAGCAGATATTCGCCTTACAGAAACTGGGAGAAATCAAGGCAACGTCAGATATATGTTTTAGACCGTATGCTGGAAGAAGGTTATATACTTGAAGCTCAGTATAAGCAAGCTATTGACACAAAAATAGAGCTTAAGCAGAAACAAAACTTATTTGCTGAAAGCGCGCCCTATTTTTCCGAATATGTCAGACAGTATGTTCAGCAAAAATACGGACAGGAAGTATTCTATGAGAAGGGGCTTAAGATATATACCACTTGTAATTATGATATGCAGATAGCGGCTCAGGAAGCAATAAGAAAAGGATTGAAAGCTCTTGACAAAAGGCATGAATACAGAGGTCCGATAAAACACCTTGATCCGGATGAAATAAAGATTGTTTCTGATAAAACAAAGAATATGCTGGCAGAAACTCCTTTAAAAGAAGAAATGACTGTAAAAGCAATAGTAACATCTGTAAATGATGATAATATCATTGTAAATATCGGAGATAATTATGGTATAATACAACTCGAAGACATGAATTGGGCTTTGAAGCAATATGCCGATTCGCCAGGTTATTCACCTGCGGGAACTTTAAAAATAATTTTTCACCCCGATGATTTAATACTTGTTAAGATTAAAAACCAAATAAAGGATAAACTAGATAAAGAATTATGGTCTGTGTCACTTGAACAGGAACCGGAGAATGAATCGGCCCTGCTTTGTGTAGAAGCAAAAAACGGTCATGTAAAAGCAATGGTTGGAGGTTATGCTTTTGCCAGAAACCAGTTCAACCGGGCTATTCAGGCAAAACGGCAACCGGGTTCAGCTTTTAAACCGATAATTTATGCCGCAGCTATTGACAATGATTTTACTCCTGCAAGTGTGTTAATCGATTCTCCCATTACCTATGAAGACAGTGAAAGCAATTTTGTCTGGAAACCAAAAAACTATAGTGATACATTCTACGGACGAACATCTTTGCGCGATGCCCTGACACATTCACGCAACATTGTTACAGTTAAGATATTAAGAGCCATTGGTGTAGATTATGCAATAGAATATGCGAAAAAACTCGGGATTACTTCCCCGTTGAGCAGAAATCTGTCACTTGCATTAGGTTCTTCAGGTGTTTCATTAATTGAACTTGTTGGGGCTTATTCGGTTTTTGCAAACCAGGGGTGTCTTATTGAACCGGTATTCATAGAAAAGATTGTTGACCGGGATGGAAACATTCTTGAAGAAGCAATGCCATCAGTAAACCAGGTAATTGAAAAAAATACTGCCTTTATAATGACAAGCCTTTTAA is part of the Pseudomonadota bacterium genome and harbors:
- a CDS encoding cytoplasmic protein, with the protein product MVKNSFNLTHPLGRLVENETEIIQDGGFGAILAYAGVGKTALLIQLAIYNLLNERNVLHISLNDPVKKVGLWYKEVYRNIAFQHSIADQEQIFENLLPHRFIMTFEVEGFSVPKLEERLTDLMEQNIFRPRVILIDGLPFDVSQKESLIELQRFAQQHSLKLWFTVRISRDDKPHGIPAHFNDIEYLFEKTILIQPEGKDIQLKALKGGKPDSDESELFIDPTTMLIKENNWIQHIR
- a CDS encoding PBP1A family penicillin-binding protein, producing the protein MRRSKKVAKIIKERSNQKVETTARKVLRWGLWTSLISVSVVLIILISFYLHITQEIPKISALNDYSPPTITTVYSDNNQEIAQFYKEYRIILPMEKIPPMLKDAFIAAEDSRFYKHKGIDFQSIVRAFLKNIKAGTIVQGGSTITQQVTKSFLLTPEKSYRRKITEAILAYKIDKTFSKEEILFLYLNQIYFGHGAYGVEAASEKYFGKSAIDLDLAECALLAGLPQAPSRYSPYRNWEKSRQRQIYVLDRMLEEGYILEAQYKQAIDTKIELKQKQNLFAESAPYFSEYVRQYVQQKYGQEVFYEKGLKIYTTCNYDMQIAAQEAIRKGLKALDKRHEYRGPIKHLDPDEIKIVSDKTKNMLAETPLKEEMTVKAIVTSVNDDNIIVNIGDNYGIIQLEDMNWALKQYADSPGYSPAGTLKIIFHPDDLILVKIKNQIKDKLDKELWSVSLEQEPENESALLCVEAKNGHVKAMVGGYAFARNQFNRAIQAKRQPGSAFKPIIYAAAIDNDFTPASVLIDSPITYEDSESNFVWKPKNYSDTFYGRTSLRDALTHSRNIVTVKILRAIGVDYAIEYAKKLGITSPLSRNLSLALGSSGVSLIELVGAYSVFANQGCLIEPVFIEKIVDRDGNILEEAMPSVNQVIEKNTAFIMTSLLRSVVENGTGRRMLELKRPVVGKTGTTNDLYDAWFIGYSPEYITGVWVGSDELATLGKSETGSRAAGPIWLDFMQQILADKPVVDFPETEEGIEFAEIDTETGLLAIPESKKTILECFKEGTAPAEFTPKPGDITDTEDFFKSGF